A region of Acidisarcina sp. DNA encodes the following proteins:
- a CDS encoding type IV secretion system DNA-binding domain-containing protein, with product MPKTIWGRKETIIWPQNKPIYTYTAIFVAVVLTVLLVFGWLRFFSAPLQWFYMPVYARTSVLGAFSRTHRSQYRMLFLSGHGLKPGPVMNGDVVHGKTPEPDGRDLPLALSTTALQRGNDLLFRGPIRSYQDAKLHEYLKAAVFNGRELSALVKPPAFLGAGVFLLLLPFAVALDLKRQKALKYGRRLKGPERLTPQEFNKTVKGSGIGFKTDGMKEMIRIPAKAEAQHMQIIGDTGAGKSAMLFQVLRQVRGRGDSAIVYDPAREFVKRFYDPSRGDVILNPLDKRCPYWGPAEELRSRSEAKALAASLFQPPQDRKGEFFIESPQKIFAFLMAYGPTPDELVQWMSNPDEIDRRLKGTEHAHLIDPKAHQQRAGVLGSLGLVADSLRLLPKREEANGAWTATEWAEKRQGWIFITSLPAEREALRPLQSLWIDWLVLRLLNEPTKDQKRVWFVIDELASLQKLPQLHTAITEGRKGRNPVVLGFQGKAQLEYLYGHLAEVMLSQPATSVWLTTKEPNAGEWVSKFIGKVEIERLRETHFDGTRAGRNFTIDRQVEPLVLESEISGLPDLHAFMKYQNYVTYFSFPYFDMPEVAEPFELRERQDDKLPYDPKAVRSTRPESELKQEPETATPAPEPNEPSTAKSIQPDLIAIPDTHEEHVAVQDGWSL from the coding sequence ATGCCAAAGACAATTTGGGGTCGCAAAGAGACGATCATCTGGCCGCAGAACAAGCCCATCTATACCTATACTGCGATCTTTGTGGCGGTCGTTCTCACCGTGCTTTTGGTGTTTGGATGGCTCCGGTTTTTCTCCGCGCCATTGCAGTGGTTCTACATGCCGGTATATGCGCGTACCTCGGTCCTTGGAGCTTTCAGCCGGACGCATCGTAGCCAGTACCGGATGCTATTTCTTAGCGGCCACGGACTGAAGCCAGGGCCGGTGATGAATGGGGATGTGGTACACGGAAAGACACCGGAACCAGATGGTCGCGACCTCCCGCTGGCGCTCTCGACCACGGCACTTCAGCGTGGTAACGACCTGCTCTTTCGCGGGCCGATCCGGAGCTACCAGGATGCCAAGCTGCATGAGTACCTGAAGGCCGCCGTCTTTAACGGACGGGAGCTTTCGGCTCTTGTCAAACCGCCTGCGTTTCTCGGTGCCGGAGTCTTTCTTCTCCTGCTGCCGTTCGCTGTCGCACTCGATTTGAAACGGCAGAAAGCACTGAAGTACGGCCGGCGTTTGAAAGGCCCGGAGCGACTGACGCCCCAGGAATTCAACAAGACTGTGAAGGGCAGCGGGATCGGCTTCAAGACCGACGGGATGAAAGAGATGATTCGGATTCCGGCCAAGGCCGAAGCACAGCACATGCAGATCATTGGCGATACCGGAGCGGGTAAGTCCGCGATGCTCTTTCAGGTGCTCCGGCAGGTACGTGGAAGGGGTGATTCGGCTATCGTGTATGACCCGGCACGGGAGTTCGTGAAGCGATTCTACGACCCATCGCGGGGAGACGTGATCCTGAATCCGCTCGATAAACGGTGCCCCTATTGGGGACCGGCCGAGGAACTGCGCAGCCGCTCCGAAGCAAAGGCGTTGGCGGCCTCGCTCTTCCAACCGCCGCAGGATCGGAAGGGCGAGTTCTTTATCGAATCGCCGCAGAAGATCTTCGCTTTTCTCATGGCCTATGGGCCGACTCCGGACGAGCTAGTCCAGTGGATGTCGAACCCCGATGAGATAGACCGCAGGCTCAAGGGTACCGAGCACGCGCATCTGATCGATCCCAAGGCCCACCAGCAGAGGGCTGGTGTTCTCGGCTCTCTCGGCCTTGTTGCGGACAGTCTGCGATTGCTACCCAAAAGAGAGGAAGCTAATGGTGCATGGACGGCTACCGAATGGGCGGAGAAGCGGCAGGGGTGGATCTTTATTACATCGCTTCCAGCCGAGCGCGAAGCCTTGCGGCCTTTGCAGAGCTTGTGGATTGACTGGTTGGTTTTGCGATTGCTGAATGAACCCACCAAAGACCAGAAACGGGTCTGGTTCGTCATTGATGAGCTGGCGAGCTTGCAGAAGTTGCCGCAGCTTCACACGGCAATTACCGAAGGGAGAAAGGGGCGCAACCCGGTCGTGCTTGGCTTTCAGGGCAAGGCGCAGCTGGAGTACTTGTATGGGCATTTGGCGGAAGTGATGCTGTCGCAACCCGCGACGAGCGTTTGGCTCACGACGAAGGAGCCAAATGCCGGAGAGTGGGTCTCGAAATTCATAGGTAAGGTCGAAATCGAGCGGCTGCGCGAGACGCACTTCGACGGCACAAGAGCAGGGCGCAATTTCACCATTGATAGACAGGTTGAGCCGCTGGTACTGGAATCCGAAATCTCCGGTCTCCCCGACTTGCACGCATTTATGAAGTATCAAAACTATGTGACATATTTCTCTTTCCCGTACTTCGATATGCCGGAGGTGGCCGAACCCTTTGAGCTACGCGAACGCCAGGACGACAAGCTGCCATACGATCCCAAGGCAGTGCGCAGCACTAGACCGGAGTCGGAATTGAAGCAGGAGCCGGAAACCGCTACGCCCGCGCCTGAGCCAAATGAGCCTTCGACCGCGAAGTCAATTCAACCCGACCTCATAGCGATTCCCGATACCCATGAGGAACACGTCGCAGTTCAGGACGGATGGAGTCTCTAA
- the mobF gene encoding MobF family relaxase: MLNISKPLSASQAQTYHAKEFTAAEQNYWKQGDTIQGEWHGKLSEEFALAGAVGAEEFARLSQGQHPQTGHQVVLHRTVHEYKNTDGKMVSPVEHRAGWDATFSAPKSISLTALVGGDERVREAHREAVNVALNELEKYTQARIGGNNPAETTGKFAAAKFEHDTARPVDGYAAPQLHTHVVIFNMTERENGKMRALQPHSLFESQQFATAVYQSHLTYKLRALGYEIEPGKSGAPDIKGYTQEYLDASSPRRQQIEEALSRSGFTGPEAAQIAAHNTRDKKVILSPDQILAAHRQIAEEFGNQAARVVAVAKERTMEQAQERPEPVRHQQVREAITFARDKSFEREAVIDERALYVDALRRGMGEMTYPQVRANFEARVASGEFKQVPANAHEAGRRFTTAATIKAENEIVERIQDGQGRMSQIMPIESAVPLVDSHPHFNAAQKRVVEEVLTSYDRIQGLQGRAGSGKTSVLETIRQGAEQNGYSVEGLAPTSRAAKQLRDAGIMAATLQRFLAGGGPQAAGDPGNRHLYMVDESSLASTQQMRDLLNKIEPQDRVLLIGDSRQHQGVDAGKPFEQLQQAGMKTVQLDQIMRQKDPELLKAVEHLSNHKTAIGVELLAQQGRITEIVDPEQRVAAIAKQYAAHPGKTLVVSPDNASRRAINQAVRQELQTLGIVDGTDHSVRVLVPRNDMTGADREWAASYQPGDVLHYVRGSKEHGIEARSYAQVVTTNPAENLIAVRKQDGKQVTYNPSRLRGIAAYREIEREFAVGDKIQFTAPSKELQVANRDLGTIQSIGENDDISVRMEGPKGGVIRFDASEMRHFDHGYAVTSHSSQGLTAERVLVNMDTEVHPELINSRFAYVSVSRASHDAQIYTNNAANLAESLNRDVSKASAIHFGTSQVSVAGARKAALTETRSVGLGLAL, from the coding sequence ATGCTGAACATCTCGAAGCCGCTCTCTGCAAGCCAGGCTCAGACCTACCATGCCAAGGAGTTCACCGCCGCCGAGCAGAACTACTGGAAGCAGGGCGACACCATTCAGGGGGAATGGCACGGCAAGCTCTCGGAGGAGTTCGCGCTGGCGGGGGCCGTTGGCGCGGAGGAGTTCGCTCGTCTCTCCCAAGGCCAACATCCACAAACCGGCCATCAGGTGGTCCTCCATCGGACTGTCCATGAATATAAGAATACGGACGGCAAGATGGTTTCTCCAGTCGAGCACCGCGCCGGTTGGGACGCGACATTCTCAGCGCCGAAGTCCATTTCACTGACAGCCCTGGTCGGCGGCGACGAGCGTGTGCGCGAGGCACATCGGGAGGCTGTCAACGTCGCACTGAACGAATTGGAGAAGTACACACAGGCGCGGATCGGCGGCAATAATCCCGCCGAAACCACCGGGAAGTTTGCCGCTGCCAAATTCGAGCACGATACCGCTCGTCCCGTCGATGGATACGCCGCGCCGCAGCTCCATACGCATGTCGTCATCTTCAATATGACCGAGCGTGAGAACGGCAAAATGCGGGCGTTACAGCCACACTCCTTATTTGAGAGCCAGCAGTTCGCCACCGCTGTTTACCAGTCCCATCTCACATACAAGCTCCGCGCACTCGGTTATGAAATCGAGCCGGGAAAGAGCGGAGCACCAGACATCAAGGGCTACACGCAGGAATACCTTGATGCCTCTAGTCCGCGTCGCCAGCAGATCGAGGAAGCTCTCTCTCGCAGTGGTTTCACAGGCCCCGAGGCCGCGCAGATTGCCGCCCATAACACACGCGACAAGAAAGTCATCCTCTCGCCGGATCAGATCCTGGCCGCGCATAGACAGATCGCCGAGGAGTTCGGCAATCAGGCCGCAAGGGTTGTCGCCGTAGCCAAGGAGCGCACGATGGAACAGGCCCAGGAGCGACCGGAGCCGGTGCGCCATCAGCAGGTGCGTGAAGCCATCACCTTTGCCCGCGATAAGAGCTTTGAGCGCGAAGCCGTCATCGACGAACGCGCTCTTTATGTCGATGCTTTGCGTCGGGGGATGGGCGAGATGACTTACCCTCAGGTCCGCGCCAATTTCGAGGCGCGTGTTGCCTCCGGTGAGTTCAAGCAAGTTCCTGCAAACGCGCATGAGGCCGGGCGCAGGTTCACCACTGCGGCAACTATCAAGGCAGAGAATGAAATCGTCGAACGGATACAGGATGGACAAGGGCGCATGTCGCAGATCATGCCAATTGAGAGCGCGGTCCCTCTCGTAGACTCACATCCCCATTTCAATGCTGCGCAGAAGAGAGTTGTCGAGGAAGTTCTCACCTCGTATGACCGCATACAGGGATTGCAGGGGCGAGCAGGCTCAGGCAAAACGTCGGTTTTGGAGACCATACGTCAGGGAGCCGAGCAGAACGGCTACTCCGTGGAAGGTCTTGCGCCGACATCGCGGGCTGCCAAGCAACTTCGCGACGCCGGTATTATGGCGGCTACATTGCAACGCTTCTTAGCAGGCGGCGGTCCGCAGGCCGCCGGCGATCCTGGGAACAGGCATCTCTACATGGTCGATGAATCCTCTCTGGCATCGACGCAACAGATGCGCGACCTCCTGAACAAGATCGAACCGCAGGATAGAGTCCTGCTAATTGGGGATTCGCGCCAGCATCAGGGAGTCGATGCGGGAAAGCCTTTCGAGCAGTTGCAGCAGGCAGGCATGAAGACTGTACAGCTTGACCAAATCATGCGCCAAAAAGATCCTGAATTGCTGAAAGCCGTCGAGCATCTGTCCAACCACAAAACCGCTATCGGTGTCGAACTCCTAGCGCAGCAAGGACGCATCACAGAAATTGTTGACCCAGAGCAGCGTGTTGCGGCGATCGCAAAACAGTACGCGGCGCACCCTGGAAAGACTCTGGTCGTTTCCCCCGACAATGCTTCGCGACGGGCCATCAATCAGGCGGTGCGGCAAGAATTGCAAACGCTTGGCATCGTTGACGGAACTGATCATTCTGTACGCGTTCTCGTTCCCCGCAACGATATGACCGGGGCTGATCGCGAATGGGCCGCAAGTTATCAGCCCGGAGACGTCCTGCATTACGTGCGCGGCAGCAAGGAGCACGGCATCGAGGCCAGAAGCTACGCCCAGGTTGTCACCACGAACCCGGCAGAAAATCTGATTGCCGTGCGAAAGCAAGACGGCAAGCAAGTGACCTATAACCCATCACGGCTTCGCGGCATCGCCGCTTACCGTGAAATTGAGCGAGAGTTTGCCGTAGGAGACAAAATTCAGTTCACTGCACCATCGAAAGAGTTGCAGGTTGCCAATCGTGATCTCGGCACCATTCAGAGTATCGGAGAAAATGACGATATAAGCGTCCGAATGGAAGGTCCGAAAGGCGGGGTTATACGGTTCGACGCCAGCGAAATGCGTCACTTCGATCACGGCTATGCCGTGACATCACACAGCTCGCAAGGACTCACCGCAGAGCGTGTCTTGGTCAATATGGACACGGAGGTTCACCCCGAATTGATAAATTCGCGCTTCGCGTATGTCTCTGTCTCACGCGCCTCGCACGACGCACAGATTTATACCAACAATGCGGCCAATCTCGCTGAGAGTCTGAACCGCGATGTGTCCAAGGCCTCTGCTATTCATTTTGGCACGAGCCAAGTTTCAGTTGCGGGCGCACGGAAGGCGGCGTTAACAGAAACGCGATCTGTTGGCCTTGGATTAGCTCTATAA
- a CDS encoding Hachiman antiphage defense system protein HamA, with protein sequence MPSDLFSKWLEPGSPSGTGIDYFVEKKDGQEIGLELLRPLMADHFVGEVTVLKLGGYEKASTVLKNSLPTNKRTQSGDLGELLATEYVNSQTEFTAPIKKLKWKSDRQMPMHGNDVLGLNYTSSPRRILKCECKSRNQFGDSAVTEASNGLDGFDGRPNPSTLAFITKRLFEDNRDDEAKMWSELQTKDPLPAKNLIQMVFALGGNDPTPSLAKCPKAKVNGIQRQHAAIRLSAYADFMKAVYTVDGK encoded by the coding sequence GTGCCAAGCGACCTATTCTCAAAATGGTTGGAGCCTGGTTCCCCGTCTGGCACGGGGATCGACTACTTTGTCGAAAAGAAGGACGGCCAGGAGATCGGTCTAGAATTACTGAGACCTCTTATGGCGGACCACTTCGTTGGAGAAGTGACCGTCCTAAAGTTAGGCGGCTATGAGAAAGCCTCCACCGTCCTCAAAAATAGTCTCCCCACGAACAAGCGCACACAATCTGGCGATCTGGGAGAACTGCTGGCTACGGAATACGTAAACTCGCAGACGGAATTCACTGCCCCGATTAAGAAGCTGAAATGGAAGAGCGACCGACAGATGCCGATGCATGGGAATGATGTACTCGGTCTCAACTACACAAGCAGTCCGCGCAGGATTCTCAAATGTGAATGCAAGAGCCGGAATCAATTCGGTGACAGTGCCGTCACCGAAGCCAGCAATGGCCTTGATGGCTTCGACGGGCGACCTAACCCATCTACTCTAGCATTCATCACGAAGCGATTGTTTGAAGATAATAGGGACGATGAAGCAAAGATGTGGAGCGAGCTTCAGACCAAGGACCCGCTCCCAGCCAAGAATCTCATCCAGATGGTTTTCGCGCTTGGCGGCAACGATCCGACTCCATCTCTCGCAAAATGCCCTAAGGCAAAGGTCAATGGCATACAGCGACAACACGCGGCTATTAGGTTATCGGCTTATGCAGACTTCATGAAGGCGGTCTACACCGTAGATGGCAAATAA
- a CDS encoding DEAD/DEAH box helicase, with amino-acid sequence MANNVETIVERLNELIAPTARGRLLAKGLARGLLWRDGVLPFGAPAFAPSLTLDLLDFGYGVLVLALELRDANRTREPGTAFLTSDAFRVAAEAIESAVRRDTGESRDRGRHLVVSATAFYLAGYAARSYSMLPVPALEANLSTQERCLALILRKDMSILREQVIGWFSDATRSDDQIAARLLNADDAFDTDEAVVIAATNAYVWAIGTADSGLLFGNRELFESAIDLLRRLVAASAQSGQLSTWWVATLTLHLLEDLWDSNLHQRLPLEGPSAGQEDWPRLRSNFIAQMSVRRPPQMELWPSQLDAAKRAIDLTDDLVIALPTSAGKTRIAELCILCTLASRKRVVYVTPLRALSAQVERVLARSFVPLGFTVTSLYGAAGATIADSQTLASASIVVATPEKLDFAMRQDPDVLNDVGLIVFDEGHMIGLGSRELRYEALVQKLLRRGDAQQRRIVCLSAMFNAEDPYFEDFTKWLRSDEPGAPVQVSWRPTRQRIATLDWATSSESAWLNFREEDAFVPNFVKIRAAKGRRRKKFPNDEAEFHVATVDAFAGDGHSVLVYCPVRKQTESLAKAFLQASKQGYLDHVHPLAASDFEFAAAIGREWLGESHCAYSALQAGIGIHHGALPRPFLSVIEQLLHQRKLRVVIASPTLAQGLDLSCSVLVFRSLQRYEQGQWKCIPEAEFSNVLGRVGRAFVDLDGIAVLPSFDASKRESLHRDFSHLIKESTGQRLVSGLARLVMNLVHRIASLLGVHPNNFSEYILNNPALWDDPRLSESNDEEEDESEATTQRLSADLADLDVAILSTIDQLGADVTQIATLLDETLNGSLWRRTLNRHNEPTQSVERNVLISRATWLWNRTSAQQRSALYASGLGMEPGLFLDNHRDRLIDSLADLHSAFVAGDAQLAGEAAVHFAQVVLRHAFFGVRTLPESWETALQEWIAGVPAAEILKDRTGHDANRIQVFLQDAISFKLVWAAEAVRVQAIAMAHPRFTELGEGPALALTYGVSSHSAALLCQLGLASRTAAIWATERATAQFKDILGAKLWLSKNEQLLAQRDFWDSNDQHLLWNRFVTREDIDSPREWKHLQMSLDVQWNGVPLPPKTFVRVIPKADSTGMVCNSNLWPVGRISMPFDCTGWHTEAMTGDDGKLLVTLYGPANYAMN; translated from the coding sequence ATGGCAAATAACGTCGAGACGATTGTCGAACGATTGAACGAGTTGATTGCCCCGACGGCTCGGGGACGACTCTTGGCTAAGGGCCTGGCCCGCGGGCTTCTCTGGCGCGACGGAGTGTTGCCGTTTGGGGCTCCCGCGTTCGCTCCTTCACTTACTCTTGATCTATTGGATTTCGGCTATGGGGTGCTGGTCCTCGCTCTCGAATTGCGCGACGCAAATCGAACACGCGAACCGGGCACCGCATTCCTGACATCGGATGCTTTTCGTGTCGCGGCGGAAGCGATCGAGTCGGCGGTGCGCAGGGATACGGGCGAGAGTCGAGACAGAGGCAGGCATCTGGTGGTCAGCGCGACCGCATTTTACTTGGCAGGCTATGCTGCCCGTTCGTACTCCATGCTGCCAGTCCCGGCGCTAGAGGCGAACCTGTCTACTCAGGAACGTTGTCTGGCCTTGATTCTGCGGAAGGATATGAGCATCCTTCGGGAGCAGGTGATCGGCTGGTTCTCCGACGCAACCAGGAGCGACGACCAGATCGCGGCGCGTCTATTGAACGCGGACGACGCGTTCGATACGGATGAGGCAGTTGTTATTGCTGCGACGAATGCCTACGTTTGGGCAATTGGGACAGCGGACTCGGGATTGCTCTTCGGGAACAGAGAGCTATTCGAGAGCGCGATAGATTTGCTGAGGCGGCTTGTCGCCGCGTCTGCTCAGAGCGGCCAACTGTCGACCTGGTGGGTCGCAACGCTCACTTTGCATCTTCTGGAAGATCTTTGGGATTCGAACCTGCATCAACGTTTGCCGCTGGAAGGCCCAAGCGCTGGGCAGGAGGATTGGCCGAGACTACGCTCGAATTTCATCGCTCAGATGAGCGTAAGGCGTCCGCCTCAAATGGAATTGTGGCCGTCCCAGCTCGATGCAGCAAAACGAGCGATCGATCTAACCGACGATTTGGTGATTGCTCTTCCGACGAGTGCTGGCAAAACGCGGATCGCCGAACTTTGCATCCTGTGTACCCTAGCGAGCCGAAAGCGCGTGGTTTATGTGACGCCTCTACGCGCTCTTTCGGCTCAGGTTGAACGCGTATTGGCTCGTTCCTTCGTGCCGCTTGGATTTACTGTAACCTCGTTGTACGGCGCGGCCGGCGCAACGATAGCGGACTCACAAACCCTGGCAAGTGCAAGTATCGTCGTTGCAACGCCAGAAAAACTCGATTTCGCGATGCGTCAAGATCCAGATGTACTAAACGATGTTGGTCTGATTGTCTTCGATGAAGGTCATATGATTGGCCTTGGAAGTCGCGAACTCCGGTACGAGGCGTTAGTTCAAAAGCTGCTGCGCAGGGGCGACGCCCAGCAGAGGCGCATTGTTTGTCTGTCCGCAATGTTCAACGCAGAAGACCCGTATTTCGAAGATTTCACGAAGTGGCTACGCAGCGATGAGCCCGGCGCTCCGGTTCAGGTCTCGTGGCGTCCCACCCGCCAGCGTATTGCGACGCTAGATTGGGCGACATCATCTGAGTCGGCATGGTTGAACTTCCGGGAAGAAGATGCATTCGTACCGAATTTCGTAAAGATCCGTGCAGCGAAAGGACGTCGGCGCAAGAAGTTTCCGAACGACGAAGCGGAGTTTCATGTCGCGACAGTAGATGCGTTCGCGGGAGATGGCCATTCCGTTCTCGTGTACTGTCCCGTCCGCAAACAGACCGAGAGTTTGGCGAAGGCATTTCTTCAGGCATCGAAACAAGGCTATTTGGACCACGTTCATCCATTGGCGGCGTCCGATTTTGAGTTCGCCGCTGCGATTGGGCGTGAATGGCTTGGCGAGTCTCATTGTGCATACAGTGCGCTTCAGGCGGGCATTGGAATCCATCACGGAGCACTTCCCAGGCCGTTTCTGAGTGTTATCGAACAGCTTCTCCATCAACGAAAGCTCCGCGTTGTGATCGCGTCGCCAACGCTCGCTCAAGGCCTCGATCTGTCGTGCAGTGTTCTTGTGTTCCGATCTCTTCAACGATACGAGCAGGGGCAGTGGAAATGTATCCCGGAGGCTGAGTTCTCCAATGTGCTCGGGAGAGTTGGGAGAGCGTTCGTCGATCTCGATGGGATTGCGGTACTTCCGAGTTTTGACGCGAGCAAGAGAGAGAGCCTGCATAGGGATTTTTCCCACCTCATCAAGGAATCGACTGGACAGCGCCTTGTAAGCGGACTCGCGCGTCTTGTTATGAATTTGGTTCATCGAATTGCTTCCTTGCTTGGGGTCCATCCGAATAATTTCTCAGAGTACATTCTGAACAATCCGGCACTTTGGGATGACCCGCGTCTTTCTGAGTCGAATGACGAAGAGGAGGATGAGTCGGAGGCGACGACGCAGCGTTTATCCGCTGATCTTGCCGACTTGGATGTAGCAATCCTATCCACCATCGATCAACTCGGTGCCGATGTTACTCAGATCGCCACTCTTCTGGACGAAACGCTCAACGGATCTCTTTGGAGGAGGACGCTCAATCGGCATAATGAGCCGACGCAGTCGGTTGAACGGAATGTGTTGATTTCGCGGGCGACGTGGCTATGGAATCGGACCTCGGCCCAACAGCGATCGGCACTGTACGCTTCGGGACTTGGCATGGAACCAGGTCTGTTTCTTGACAACCATCGCGATAGATTGATTGACAGTCTGGCAGATTTGCACTCAGCCTTTGTAGCCGGTGACGCGCAGTTGGCAGGCGAAGCTGCCGTCCATTTTGCGCAAGTTGTGCTGAGGCACGCGTTTTTCGGCGTAAGGACGTTGCCGGAATCCTGGGAAACTGCCCTTCAAGAATGGATCGCTGGAGTCCCGGCGGCAGAGATTCTGAAGGATCGGACGGGGCATGACGCCAATCGAATACAGGTCTTCCTGCAAGATGCCATATCCTTCAAGTTGGTATGGGCCGCAGAGGCCGTGCGCGTGCAGGCAATTGCGATGGCGCATCCCCGGTTCACCGAGCTTGGGGAAGGCCCCGCACTTGCATTGACCTATGGCGTAAGCAGTCACTCTGCGGCGCTTCTTTGCCAGCTTGGATTGGCTTCGCGGACCGCCGCTATCTGGGCGACCGAGAGGGCGACGGCTCAGTTCAAGGACATACTCGGAGCGAAGCTTTGGCTTTCGAAAAATGAACAACTGTTGGCACAAAGGGACTTCTGGGATAGCAACGACCAGCACTTGTTGTGGAATCGGTTTGTAACGCGAGAGGATATCGATTCGCCGCGGGAGTGGAAGCACCTGCAAATGTCTCTCGATGTTCAATGGAATGGAGTCCCTCTACCGCCAAAGACATTCGTGAGAGTCATTCCTAAGGCGGACAGCACAGGAATGGTCTGCAACAGTAACTTATGGCCAGTGGGTCGGATATCGATGCCGTTCGACTGTACTGGGTGGCACACAGAAGCAATGACCGGCGACGATGGAAAACTGTTGGTTACGCTGTACGGTCCAGCGAACTACGCAATGAACTGA
- a CDS encoding DUF4365 domain-containing protein, producing MIGARGVNLIERRILEMGYLWYPSGGVEAGIDGRLEIRNENAEVTNLILSVQSKATDGAFEGETATELTYTCSERDLRYWLKGNLPVILVYSRPRTDEAYWLSVKDYFSDPIRRASRKMRFVKAQHGFDQTAEHDLRKLALPDDGGLYLGTTPKQETIFTDLLPVAQFPERYYHARTTFPARKQALDHLFSLAKPSGRDVCRGFTIHGSVVYSFHDLSATQWQDIVDVGTVESDLTFEWSMTHDADRKKLFVELLNVTLQDQLREDDIHFSNMDKFYFHRASDDLSDRKRKYRSRRKNASREVFKRYQSKLDPERTSYFRHVAFFGHFLELDGNWFLQITPTYRFTKDGYRDSRFSADALSGIKRLENNQAVHGQVFMWADFLQKDTLFSRHNLLKFYPLMQFTADSGFEDADWVKREEKDRQETVFAEDQEEQAELEL from the coding sequence ATGATCGGCGCGCGAGGAGTTAACCTCATCGAGCGGCGCATCTTGGAAATGGGCTATCTCTGGTACCCGAGTGGAGGCGTTGAAGCGGGCATTGACGGCCGCTTAGAGATTCGAAATGAAAACGCCGAGGTCACGAATCTGATCCTCTCCGTGCAAAGCAAAGCTACCGATGGCGCTTTTGAGGGTGAGACCGCAACTGAGTTGACCTACACATGTAGTGAACGGGACCTTCGCTATTGGCTCAAAGGAAATCTCCCCGTAATCCTGGTCTATTCGCGGCCAAGAACGGATGAAGCGTACTGGCTCTCGGTAAAGGATTACTTCTCCGATCCGATTCGCAGGGCCTCGCGCAAGATGCGCTTCGTGAAAGCTCAACACGGCTTCGACCAAACTGCCGAGCACGACCTCCGCAAGCTGGCTCTCCCCGACGATGGCGGCCTATATTTGGGAACGACCCCAAAACAGGAGACCATTTTCACGGACTTGTTGCCGGTGGCCCAGTTTCCGGAGCGGTATTACCATGCCCGCACAACGTTCCCAGCCCGGAAGCAAGCCTTAGACCATCTCTTTAGTCTCGCCAAGCCATCTGGGCGAGATGTTTGTCGAGGATTCACCATTCATGGCTCCGTCGTGTATTCGTTTCATGATCTTTCCGCTACGCAGTGGCAGGATATCGTCGATGTCGGCACAGTCGAAAGCGATCTTACCTTCGAATGGTCGATGACGCACGACGCGGACAGAAAAAAGCTCTTCGTTGAGTTGCTGAACGTCACGTTGCAGGACCAACTGCGTGAAGATGACATCCACTTTTCCAATATGGACAAGTTTTACTTTCACCGGGCCAGCGATGATCTGAGCGACCGCAAGCGGAAGTACCGCAGCAGACGCAAGAACGCCAGCCGTGAGGTGTTCAAGCGGTATCAATCCAAACTCGATCCTGAGCGCACCTCGTACTTCCGGCATGTGGCCTTCTTTGGGCATTTTCTGGAGTTGGATGGAAACTGGTTTCTGCAAATCACGCCAACCTATCGATTCACTAAAGACGGTTACCGAGATAGTCGATTCAGCGCGGACGCTCTGAGCGGCATCAAGCGATTGGAGAACAACCAGGCAGTACACGGCCAGGTGTTCATGTGGGCCGACTTTCTCCAAAAAGACACGTTGTTCAGCCGCCACAACTTGCTCAAGTTTTATCCCTTGATGCAGTTCACCGCCGATAGCGGCTTCGAGGATGCGGACTGGGTAAAACGGGAAGAGAAAGATCGCCAAGAGACCGTTTTTGCCGAAGATCAAGAGGAGCAGGCAGAGCTAGAACTATGA